A single window of Martelella sp. NC20 DNA harbors:
- a CDS encoding ABC transporter ATP-binding protein — MLRLSDIHITFNAGTATEVRALRGISLDIAEGEFVTVIGSNGAGKSTLLSTVVGTAKPDTGTIHLAGNDVTDWPAAKRARLVGRVFQEPRLGTCSSLSIEENLALAAARGKKRGLSLALGRRGQKQLFAEHLEKLGLGLEHRMATPIGALSGGQRQAVSLLMATLLPMKILVLDEHTAALDPSAAHKVLSLSAEIAGESRLTTLMVTHSMKDALAYGSRTLMMNAGQIVLDIAGEERSKLKVSDLLERFGRAAGTEIDDDQLMLA, encoded by the coding sequence ATGTTGAGACTGTCGGATATCCACATCACCTTCAATGCCGGAACGGCAACCGAAGTGCGGGCGCTGCGCGGCATCTCGCTTGATATCGCCGAGGGCGAGTTCGTCACCGTGATCGGCTCCAACGGCGCCGGCAAGTCGACGCTGCTGTCGACCGTCGTCGGCACGGCGAAGCCCGATACCGGCACGATCCACCTTGCCGGCAACGACGTCACCGACTGGCCGGCGGCCAAGCGCGCCCGCCTCGTCGGCCGGGTGTTCCAGGAGCCTCGGCTCGGCACCTGCTCGTCGCTGTCGATCGAGGAGAATCTTGCGCTCGCCGCAGCCCGCGGCAAGAAGCGGGGCTTGAGCCTCGCGCTCGGCAGGCGCGGTCAGAAGCAGCTCTTCGCCGAACATCTGGAAAAGCTCGGCCTCGGCCTCGAACACCGGATGGCGACGCCGATCGGCGCGCTGTCCGGCGGCCAGCGCCAGGCCGTCAGCCTGCTGATGGCGACGCTGCTGCCGATGAAGATCCTGGTGCTTGACGAGCACACCGCCGCCCTCGACCCGTCGGCCGCCCACAAGGTGCTGTCGCTGTCGGCGGAGATCGCGGGCGAAAGCCGGCTGACGACGCTGATGGTGACCCATTCGATGAAGGATGCGCTCGCCTACGGTTCCCGCACACTGATGATGAATGCCGGCCAGATTGTGCTCGACATTGCCGGCGAGGAGCGCTCGAAGCTGAAGGTTTCCGACCTGCTCGAACGCTTCGGCCGCGCGGCCGGTACCGAGATCGATGACGATCAGCTGATGCTGGCTTGA
- a CDS encoding ABC transporter permease: MTLFALAGAFETGLLFALVALSIFMSFRVLDFPDLTVDGSFPLGAAVSAAAIIHGIDPFIATFFGLMAGAAAGFVTGLLNVRFGIMNLLAGILSMVALFSINLRIMGRPNLPVYGQDTVFSRFEDLVGAGLWSNTILLLIIAIGAKLIIDWFLKTEIGLGLRASGENPAMAEAQGIRNGAMTLLGMSIANALCALAGSLFAQMQGVADVTMGVGTIVTGLAALIIGEAILGRRTVFLATLGCVIGAVVYRLFIAFALSAGFIGIKPQDLNLITAVVVAVAVVLSQSRGKKGRKSLFNFRLVRGAQQPDEGQD; the protein is encoded by the coding sequence ATGACGCTTTTCGCGCTCGCCGGAGCTTTTGAGACCGGCCTGCTCTTCGCTCTCGTGGCGTTGAGCATCTTCATGTCCTTCCGGGTGCTGGACTTTCCGGACCTGACGGTGGATGGGAGCTTTCCCCTTGGCGCGGCGGTTTCCGCCGCCGCCATCATCCACGGCATCGATCCGTTTATCGCGACGTTTTTCGGCTTGATGGCGGGTGCAGCCGCCGGCTTCGTCACCGGGCTGCTGAATGTCCGTTTCGGCATCATGAACCTGCTCGCCGGCATTTTGTCGATGGTCGCGCTGTTTTCGATCAACCTCCGGATCATGGGCCGGCCGAACCTGCCGGTCTATGGCCAGGACACGGTGTTTTCCCGCTTCGAGGATCTGGTGGGCGCGGGATTGTGGAGCAACACGATCCTGCTGCTGATCATCGCTATCGGCGCCAAGCTGATCATCGACTGGTTCCTGAAGACCGAGATCGGCCTCGGCCTGCGCGCCTCCGGCGAAAATCCGGCCATGGCGGAAGCCCAGGGCATCAGGAACGGCGCGATGACGCTGCTCGGCATGTCGATCGCCAACGCGCTCTGCGCGCTCGCCGGCTCGCTGTTCGCGCAGATGCAGGGCGTCGCGGACGTCACCATGGGCGTCGGCACCATCGTCACCGGGCTAGCGGCGCTGATCATCGGCGAGGCCATTCTCGGCCGTCGCACGGTGTTTCTGGCGACGCTCGGCTGCGTCATCGGCGCGGTGGTCTATCGCCTGTTCATCGCCTTCGCGCTTTCCGCCGGCTTCATCGGCATCAAGCCGCAGGACCTGAACCTGATCACCGCCGTCGTGGTCGCCGTCGCCGTGGTGCTCTCCCAGAGCCGTGGCAAGAAGGGGCGCAAGTCGCTGTTCAATTTCAGGCTGGTGCGCGGCGCCCAGCAACCGGACGAAGGGCAGGACTGA